One genomic segment of Paraburkholderia hospita includes these proteins:
- a CDS encoding nitroreductase family protein has product MTSSNSRTAEHPIDRQFLERWSPRAFAQDTIPEASLLTFLEAARWAPSSYNSQPWRFVYARRDTEHWTRFLGFLNEFNRGWAQHAAAILIVLSKRSFTPPGATDEVALASHSFDTGAAWGYCALQASLSGWKAHGLAGIERERIRAELAIPDDYAVEAAIAIGRPGDKSSLPEGLQKRETPSLRNPLSTFAAEGQFAF; this is encoded by the coding sequence ATGACTTCATCGAATTCACGTACAGCCGAGCATCCCATCGACAGACAATTTCTGGAACGCTGGTCGCCACGCGCCTTCGCGCAAGACACGATTCCGGAAGCCTCACTGCTGACTTTCCTCGAAGCGGCACGCTGGGCGCCTTCTTCGTATAACTCGCAGCCGTGGCGCTTTGTCTATGCAAGGCGCGATACGGAGCACTGGACCCGCTTTCTCGGCTTTCTCAATGAGTTCAACCGAGGCTGGGCGCAACATGCGGCCGCCATTCTGATCGTACTGTCGAAGCGGTCGTTCACGCCGCCAGGCGCAACCGACGAGGTCGCGCTGGCGTCGCATTCCTTCGATACGGGTGCTGCCTGGGGTTATTGCGCGCTGCAGGCCAGTTTATCCGGATGGAAGGCTCATGGTCTTGCCGGTATCGAACGCGAGCGCATCCGTGCAGAACTGGCTATTCCCGACGACTATGCCGTCGAAGCGGCGATTGCGATCGGCCGCCCCGGCGACAAGTCCTCGTTGCCTGAAGGACTGCAGAAGCGCGAGACGCCGAGCCTGCGCAATCCGCTCTCCACGTTTGCCGCGGAAGGACAGTTCGCGTTCTGA
- a CDS encoding serine hydrolase gives MTPLERLEGFDDNVASLLQQWNAPAVGVAVVVDDVPVLTRGYGFRDYDKRLPFDASTLFPIASNTKLFVALAAGMLVDEGKLTFDKPLCQHLPELRFRNDILTRSVTLRDLLAHRTGITRHDMMTYGAAATPKEVFDRLHLMKPTAGLRETFIYNNVMYYAVAHAIERLGGMSWTELVRKRILEPAGMRDTSFLYSELLNEPNLAIGYTEYRDRRELRKLDTKRKSDLPWPSGSMVSTLGDMSRWLSLLVNDGKAEDRQVIAKTLLRETMAPAISLPNSAPELYGWWESLNGAYGLGRQTEVYRGHLLASHGGDIRGFHSKVSVMPKERIGVSVFVIGDHCAALRDVVHYQLYERLLGLELTPWNERLLGLIEPARQAMSQARSSRYEDRIDNTKSSHPLEDYAGDFAHEAYGTIAIALEDDHLRLKFRDQDLQLQHYHYDRFDAEVEDPEDDARWRINFQTTHEGDIDRFVTKIVENEVVFVRKEFAHAPAVLQRFAGVYETAVGVRVDVFVRDDGTLWLRVPGQRDERFIAARDRVFRIASAPGSTFEFIERDGQIVSLDQMTGAGRFILRKV, from the coding sequence TTGACACCGCTGGAGAGACTCGAAGGCTTCGACGACAACGTCGCTTCTCTATTGCAGCAATGGAATGCACCCGCCGTCGGGGTCGCTGTCGTCGTCGATGACGTGCCTGTGCTGACGCGCGGATACGGCTTTCGCGACTATGACAAGCGCCTGCCGTTCGATGCGTCGACGCTCTTTCCCATCGCGTCGAACACGAAGCTGTTCGTCGCGCTGGCTGCCGGCATGCTCGTCGACGAAGGCAAGCTCACGTTCGACAAACCGCTTTGCCAGCATTTACCGGAACTGCGGTTTCGTAACGACATACTGACGCGCTCCGTCACGCTGCGCGATCTTCTCGCGCACCGCACGGGCATCACGCGTCACGACATGATGACCTACGGCGCAGCAGCGACGCCGAAGGAAGTATTCGACCGCCTGCATCTGATGAAGCCGACCGCTGGCTTGCGCGAGACGTTCATCTACAACAACGTGATGTACTACGCGGTGGCGCATGCGATCGAGCGGCTGGGCGGCATGTCATGGACGGAGCTGGTTCGCAAGCGCATTCTCGAACCGGCGGGCATGCGCGATACGTCGTTTCTCTATTCGGAGTTGCTGAACGAGCCGAATCTCGCCATCGGCTACACCGAGTACCGCGACCGCCGCGAACTGCGCAAGCTCGATACGAAGCGGAAAAGCGATTTGCCGTGGCCGTCGGGCAGCATGGTATCGACGCTCGGCGACATGTCGCGTTGGCTGTCGTTGCTCGTCAACGACGGCAAGGCCGAAGACCGGCAAGTGATAGCGAAGACCTTGCTGCGCGAGACGATGGCGCCCGCGATATCGCTGCCGAACTCGGCGCCGGAACTATATGGTTGGTGGGAATCGCTGAACGGCGCATATGGGTTGGGAAGGCAAACGGAAGTCTATCGCGGGCATCTGTTGGCTTCTCATGGCGGCGATATTCGCGGGTTTCATTCGAAGGTCTCGGTCATGCCGAAAGAGCGGATCGGCGTGAGCGTGTTCGTAATCGGCGACCATTGCGCTGCATTGCGCGACGTCGTCCACTATCAGCTCTATGAGCGTTTGCTGGGCCTCGAACTGACGCCTTGGAACGAGCGTCTGCTCGGGCTGATCGAACCCGCGCGGCAAGCGATGTCGCAGGCGCGTAGCAGCCGCTACGAAGACCGGATCGACAACACGAAGTCATCGCATCCACTGGAAGACTATGCGGGCGACTTCGCGCATGAAGCCTATGGCACGATCGCGATTGCGCTCGAGGATGACCATCTGCGGCTGAAGTTTCGCGATCAGGATTTGCAGTTGCAGCACTATCACTACGACCGCTTCGACGCTGAAGTAGAGGATCCCGAAGACGACGCACGCTGGCGCATCAACTTTCAAACGACACACGAAGGCGATATCGACCGCTTCGTCACGAAGATCGTCGAGAACGAAGTCGTATTCGTGCGCAAGGAGTTTGCTCATGCGCCCGCCGTGTTGCAGCGCTTTGCGGGCGTCTACGAAACGGCCGTCGGTGTGCGCGTCGACGTGTTCGTGCGCGACGACGGCACGTTGTGGCTGCGCGTGCCGGGGCAGCGCGACGAGCGCTTCATTGCTGCGCGGGATCGCGTGTTTCGCATAGCGTCCGCGCCGGGCTCGACCTTCGAGTTCATCGAGCGTGACGGACAGATCGTCTCGCTCGATCAGATGACAGGGGCGGGGCGTTTCATTCTTCGCAAGGTGTGA
- a CDS encoding TlpA disulfide reductase family protein, whose amino-acid sequence MNIGPLALPAGPLALFIGVAVALLASRFSGEKQSDVERALFTALLIGLFVARAVFVLQYLPSYRGDFLQMLDIRDAGFAAIPGIAAGIVVAVVTAIRRSAIRRPLAIATISGFVAWGIAGAVMERSDQPSHVPSISLLDEAGMPQPLARNNGKPLVVNLWATWCGPCRGEMPVLASAQTSHPELDLVFVNQGEDRHTVEAFLADLNLHIDNSRFDPQLTLAKSVNVTAYPTTLFYDANGRLLEKHLGRVSEATFEAMLARLYPSLESSRP is encoded by the coding sequence ATGAATATCGGCCCCTTGGCGCTTCCTGCTGGACCGCTTGCACTGTTCATCGGCGTTGCCGTAGCGCTACTCGCCAGTAGATTCTCTGGCGAGAAGCAATCCGACGTCGAGCGCGCCCTGTTTACGGCGTTACTCATTGGCCTGTTCGTCGCGCGTGCGGTGTTCGTCCTTCAATACCTGCCGAGCTATCGCGGCGACTTCCTGCAAATGCTCGATATCAGAGACGCGGGATTCGCGGCGATACCCGGCATTGCGGCGGGAATCGTCGTCGCGGTGGTTACCGCAATACGGCGATCGGCAATACGGCGCCCGTTAGCCATCGCGACAATATCGGGCTTCGTCGCGTGGGGCATCGCTGGTGCAGTGATGGAACGATCCGATCAGCCCTCGCACGTGCCGTCCATATCGTTACTCGACGAGGCCGGCATGCCGCAACCCCTTGCACGCAATAACGGCAAGCCGCTTGTCGTCAATTTGTGGGCGACATGGTGCGGACCCTGTCGAGGGGAAATGCCCGTGCTTGCCAGCGCGCAGACGAGCCATCCCGAACTCGATCTGGTTTTCGTGAATCAGGGAGAAGACCGCCACACGGTCGAGGCGTTTCTGGCAGACCTCAACTTGCACATCGATAACTCCCGCTTTGATCCGCAACTGACGCTCGCAAAAAGTGTGAATGTCACTGCTTATCCGACCACGCTCTTTTACGATGCCAATGGGCGATTGCTGGAAAAGCACTTGGGGCGCGTATCGGAGGCGACTTTCGAGGCAATGCTGGCGCGGCTTTATCCGTCGCTCGAATCCTCGCGACCTTGA
- a CDS encoding LysR family transcriptional regulator — MDRLAAMEIFVSVAEAGSFSAAAKRMNVGQPAISKSVAQLEERLGVRLILRSTRGLTMTDAGQRFYEHAKRVIQEADDAEQVVRHASDSLSGNLRVSAAVTFACLHVLPSLDAFLSRHPKLEIDLKLDDRIIDLLEEGMDVALRMGALTDSSMTARRIGRSPRLVVGTPDYFSRAGVPTTPAELDRHQAIVYSQGGGGETWTFRQNDSDVDVTVSGRVRVSAAEGMRTAVLNGMGLAIASRWMFSPELASGEVEAVLTDWTLPAVDLWAVFPSGRLVTAKARAFVEFVEEALARA; from the coding sequence ATGGATCGACTGGCCGCAATGGAAATTTTTGTCAGCGTTGCCGAGGCGGGCTCGTTTTCGGCTGCCGCGAAGCGGATGAACGTGGGGCAGCCCGCCATTTCCAAATCCGTTGCACAGCTGGAAGAACGCCTGGGTGTGCGGCTCATCCTGCGTTCGACGCGAGGTTTGACAATGACGGACGCTGGCCAGCGTTTCTACGAGCATGCGAAGCGCGTGATCCAGGAGGCCGACGACGCGGAGCAGGTCGTGCGCCACGCCTCCGATAGCCTGTCCGGCAATCTGCGCGTTAGCGCGGCGGTGACGTTCGCTTGCCTGCATGTGCTGCCGTCGCTGGACGCCTTCTTGAGCCGGCATCCCAAGCTGGAAATCGACCTCAAGCTCGACGATCGCATCATCGATCTGCTCGAAGAGGGCATGGACGTGGCGTTGCGGATGGGGGCGCTGACTGATTCGTCGATGACGGCGCGGCGTATCGGGCGAAGTCCGCGGCTCGTCGTCGGCACGCCGGACTATTTTTCGCGCGCTGGTGTGCCCACGACGCCCGCCGAGTTGGATCGACATCAGGCAATCGTCTACTCGCAGGGCGGCGGCGGCGAGACATGGACGTTCCGCCAGAACGACAGCGACGTGGATGTGACGGTATCAGGGCGTGTCCGCGTGAGCGCGGCGGAAGGCATGCGCACGGCCGTCCTCAATGGAATGGGGCTCGCGATCGCGTCGCGCTGGATGTTTTCTCCCGAGTTGGCGTCGGGCGAGGTCGAGGCCGTATTGACCGACTGGACCTTGCCCGCGGTCGATCTTTGGGCCGTCTTTCCATCGGGGCGGCTGGTGACGGCGAAAGCGCGGGCATTCGTTGAATTCGTCGAGGAGGCGCTCGCTCGGGCGTAA
- a CDS encoding flagellin domain-containing protein encodes MLNINTNIMSLTAQNNLSGSQNALSQAINRLSSGKRINTAADDAAGLAIATSQTASINALTQGAANANNGISMVQTTNGALQSIVDNLQRIRQLAVEAGDGSLDSNALANLQAEVSTRLTEITRVAQQTTFNGQAVLNGVGSVNFQIGAFNGQQITANFGTQSWDANSLGISGLSVATASGAQAAMSSIDSVLTSVNTFQATLGATQNTFQAAISTTQTEATNMSAAESQITDADFATETANLSKAQVLQQAGISVLAQANSMPQQVLKLLQ; translated from the coding sequence ATGCTGAACATCAATACAAACATCATGTCGCTGACGGCGCAGAACAATCTGTCGGGTTCGCAAAACGCGCTCTCGCAGGCGATCAACCGTCTATCGTCCGGCAAGCGCATCAATACGGCCGCTGACGACGCGGCGGGTCTCGCAATCGCGACGTCGCAGACGGCATCGATCAATGCGTTGACGCAGGGCGCCGCCAATGCGAACAACGGCATTTCGATGGTGCAGACCACGAACGGCGCGCTGCAATCGATCGTCGACAACCTGCAGCGCATCCGTCAGCTGGCAGTGGAAGCAGGCGACGGCTCGCTCGACTCGAACGCGCTCGCCAACCTGCAGGCGGAAGTGTCGACGCGTCTGACGGAAATCACACGCGTTGCACAACAGACTACGTTCAACGGTCAGGCGGTGCTGAACGGTGTCGGCTCGGTCAACTTCCAGATCGGCGCGTTCAACGGCCAGCAGATCACCGCGAACTTCGGGACGCAGAGCTGGGACGCGAACTCGCTGGGCATCAGCGGTTTGAGCGTGGCGACCGCTTCGGGTGCGCAGGCCGCCATGAGTTCGATCGATAGCGTGCTGACGAGCGTGAACACCTTCCAGGCAACGCTCGGTGCAACGCAGAACACGTTCCAGGCCGCCATTTCGACGACGCAAACGGAAGCGACCAATATGAGCGCCGCCGAATCGCAGATCACCGACGCGGACTTTGCGACGGAAACGGCCAACCTGTCGAAGGCCCAGGTGTTGCAGCAAGCGGGCATCTCGGTGCTCGCGCAAGCGAACTCGATGCCGCAGCAGGTGCTGAAGCTTCTGCAGTAA
- a CDS encoding alkene reductase gives MNTLFSRTHVGPFELSHRIVLAPLTRMRTGQGNVPGDLMVEYYTQRASEGGLLISDATAVSPLGIAYVDAPGIYTDAQVKGWRRVTDAVHAKGARIFLQMWHAGRQAHPANTGGVTPVAPSALRSLEHAAIRDANGNVAEAELIVPRELEIDEIAGIVEQFRRSAVLAKEAGFDGVELHGANGYLFEQFLLDGTNHRTDAYGGPTDNRARFLFETLDAVVAVWGPGRVALRLSPSGTYGTMSDSDPHATFGYVAERLNSYDLAYLHIIEPRIRGIVEQETSESDVTSKDMRRFYNGTIIAAGGFTGESAGQIVADGHADLVAFGRMFISNPDLPERLRTGKPLTRYDRSTFYGGDARGYTDYAFHAETEAA, from the coding sequence ATGAACACGCTCTTCAGCCGTACCCATGTCGGCCCTTTCGAACTCAGTCACCGCATCGTGCTCGCACCGCTCACGCGGATGCGCACCGGGCAAGGCAACGTGCCCGGCGACCTGATGGTCGAGTACTACACGCAGCGCGCCTCGGAAGGCGGCCTGCTGATTAGCGATGCGACGGCCGTCTCGCCGCTTGGCATTGCCTACGTCGACGCGCCGGGCATTTACACGGATGCGCAGGTAAAGGGCTGGAGGCGCGTGACGGATGCCGTGCACGCGAAGGGCGCGCGCATCTTCCTGCAAATGTGGCACGCGGGACGCCAGGCGCATCCCGCCAACACGGGCGGCGTCACGCCTGTTGCCCCGTCCGCGTTGCGCTCGCTCGAACATGCGGCGATTCGCGACGCAAACGGCAACGTCGCGGAAGCCGAACTGATCGTGCCGCGCGAACTGGAGATCGACGAAATTGCGGGCATTGTCGAGCAGTTCCGTCGCAGCGCCGTGCTGGCGAAGGAGGCGGGCTTCGACGGTGTCGAGCTTCACGGCGCCAATGGATATCTGTTCGAGCAGTTCCTGCTGGATGGCACGAACCATCGCACCGACGCCTATGGCGGCCCGACCGACAATCGCGCGCGATTCCTGTTCGAAACGCTCGATGCTGTCGTCGCCGTGTGGGGGCCTGGCCGCGTCGCACTGCGGCTGTCGCCGAGCGGCACGTACGGCACGATGTCGGACAGTGATCCGCATGCCACCTTCGGTTATGTCGCAGAGCGTCTGAACAGTTATGACCTCGCGTATCTGCATATCATCGAGCCGCGTATTCGCGGCATCGTCGAGCAGGAGACGAGCGAGTCGGACGTCACGTCGAAAGACATGCGCCGCTTCTACAACGGCACGATCATCGCCGCAGGCGGCTTTACGGGCGAAAGCGCCGGGCAGATCGTCGCCGACGGCCACGCAGACCTCGTCGCATTCGGGCGCATGTTTATTTCGAATCCCGATCTGCCCGAACGTCTGCGCACTGGCAAGCCGCTCACCCGCTACGACCGTTCGACCTTCTACGGCGGCGATGCGCGTGGCTATACCGACTATGCGTTTCATGCAGAAACCGAAGCCGCTTGA
- a CDS encoding SDR family oxidoreductase, whose protein sequence is MGTSSKVLVAGASGLIGVAAIESFLSAGWDVVGISRRKPDLPSGREFEFIPVDLRDENAAREALSALGGITHVAYAAIYENADDLVSGWSNADQIETNNAMLRNVIEPLVSGKSKATFRHVSILQGTKAYGVHLHPIAIPARESDPRDDHANFFFDQQDYVREAGEKHGFTYTVLRPQLVTGKTPGALNVLPAIGVYAAIRREKGESFGFPGGPSFVWEMADADLVGEVMVWAAQSPQAANEIFNVTNGDVFEWRSVWPAMAKTLGVNAGADEPTSVAQYIRENTDVWAKIVARYGLASGDLRSFVGQGDQHADFAFAYGAPAGPVAFVSTVKLRKAGFNAAVDTRDAFCDALQSFIDRKLLPPAL, encoded by the coding sequence ATGGGCACGAGCAGCAAGGTACTGGTAGCGGGCGCGAGCGGACTGATTGGTGTTGCCGCTATCGAAAGCTTTCTCTCTGCGGGTTGGGATGTGGTCGGCATTTCCCGGCGCAAGCCGGACCTGCCGAGCGGCCGCGAATTTGAATTCATCCCCGTGGACTTGCGTGACGAGAACGCTGCGCGTGAAGCGCTATCTGCGCTCGGCGGCATTACGCATGTCGCGTATGCGGCAATCTACGAGAATGCGGATGATCTGGTGAGCGGCTGGTCGAACGCCGATCAGATCGAGACCAACAACGCGATGCTGCGCAATGTGATCGAGCCGCTCGTTTCAGGAAAATCGAAAGCGACGTTCAGGCACGTGTCGATCCTGCAGGGCACGAAGGCGTATGGCGTGCACCTGCATCCTATCGCCATTCCGGCACGCGAAAGCGACCCGCGCGACGATCACGCAAACTTTTTCTTCGATCAACAGGACTACGTGCGCGAGGCGGGTGAAAAGCACGGGTTCACCTATACCGTGCTACGTCCGCAACTCGTGACGGGGAAGACCCCCGGCGCGCTCAATGTGCTTCCCGCTATCGGCGTCTACGCGGCTATCCGCCGCGAGAAGGGCGAGTCATTCGGCTTTCCGGGCGGCCCGTCGTTCGTCTGGGAAATGGCGGATGCCGATCTCGTCGGCGAGGTGATGGTTTGGGCAGCGCAGTCTCCGCAGGCGGCAAACGAGATCTTCAATGTCACCAACGGTGATGTCTTCGAATGGCGCAGCGTATGGCCGGCGATGGCGAAGACGCTCGGTGTGAATGCCGGAGCCGACGAGCCAACGAGCGTCGCGCAGTACATTCGTGAGAATACGGACGTGTGGGCGAAGATCGTCGCCAGGTACGGACTTGCGAGCGGCGATCTTCGCTCGTTCGTCGGGCAGGGCGACCAGCACGCCGATTTTGCGTTTGCCTATGGCGCGCCGGCGGGGCCCGTCGCTTTCGTCAGCACGGTGAAGCTTCGCAAGGCGGGATTCAATGCGGCGGTCGATACGCGCGATGCGTTCTGCGACGCGCTTCAGTCTTTTATCGACCGCAAGCTGTTGCCGCCCGCGCTGTGA
- a CDS encoding MFS transporter: MDEHPASPEKPTSSRSRVSTLRQIPGSVWVLGCVSLLMDISSEIIHSLLPMFMLASLGASATTIGLIEGIAEATAPIVKVFSGALSDYLGNRKWLAVAGYGLGALSKPLFAIAPTLGLVVTARVIDRIGKGIRGAPRDALVADVTPPPLRGAAFGLRQSLDTVGAFLGPLLAAAIMLIWANNFRLAFWLAVIPAVLAVALLTVGIDEPARQPGAKRVNPIRRDSIRQLDGAYWWIVAVGAAFALARFSEAFLVLRALDSGVPVALVPLVMVAMNVVYSLSAYPLGKLADSTSHVRLLVAGLVILGVSDLVLAHAVHWSILLVGVALWGLHMGMTQGLLATMVSHSAPAHLRGTAFGLFNLASGLVTLVSSVIAGALWDTIGAAATFHAGAVFCVVTIVLLLARPARRIDLRS; the protein is encoded by the coding sequence ATGGACGAGCATCCTGCGTCCCCGGAAAAACCGACGTCCAGCCGGTCCCGCGTCAGCACTCTTCGGCAGATACCCGGCAGCGTCTGGGTGTTGGGCTGCGTGAGCCTGTTGATGGACATCTCTTCGGAGATCATTCACAGCTTGCTGCCGATGTTCATGTTGGCGAGCCTCGGCGCGAGCGCGACGACGATCGGATTGATCGAGGGCATCGCCGAGGCAACGGCGCCCATCGTAAAGGTGTTTTCCGGTGCGCTCAGCGATTACCTCGGCAATCGCAAATGGCTCGCCGTCGCGGGCTATGGACTCGGCGCGCTGAGCAAGCCGTTGTTCGCGATTGCGCCGACCCTCGGCCTCGTCGTGACGGCGCGCGTAATCGACCGGATCGGCAAAGGCATTCGCGGCGCGCCGCGCGATGCACTCGTCGCCGATGTCACGCCGCCGCCGCTGCGTGGGGCTGCGTTCGGATTGCGGCAGTCGCTCGATACGGTGGGCGCTTTTCTCGGGCCGTTGCTCGCGGCCGCGATCATGCTGATCTGGGCGAATAACTTCCGGCTTGCGTTCTGGCTCGCCGTCATTCCGGCAGTGCTGGCTGTCGCGTTGCTGACGGTCGGTATCGACGAACCCGCGCGCCAACCGGGCGCGAAGCGCGTCAATCCGATCCGGCGCGACAGCATTCGTCAACTCGATGGCGCGTACTGGTGGATCGTCGCAGTCGGCGCCGCGTTCGCACTCGCGCGCTTCAGCGAGGCGTTCCTCGTGCTGCGCGCGCTGGACAGCGGCGTGCCCGTCGCGCTGGTGCCGCTCGTGATGGTCGCGATGAACGTCGTGTATTCGCTATCGGCCTATCCGCTCGGCAAGCTTGCCGATTCGACGAGTCATGTCAGGCTGCTGGTCGCTGGGCTCGTGATACTTGGCGTGTCCGATCTCGTGCTTGCCCACGCGGTTCACTGGAGCATCCTGCTCGTGGGCGTCGCCCTGTGGGGCCTGCATATGGGCATGACGCAAGGGCTGCTCGCGACGATGGTGTCGCACAGCGCGCCTGCGCATTTGCGGGGCACTGCGTTCGGCTTGTTCAATCTCGCGAGCGGACTTGTGACGCTGGTTTCCAGCGTGATCGCGGGCGCGTTGTGGGACACGATAGGCGCGGCTGCGACGTTCCATGCGGGCGCCGTATTTTGCGTGGTCACGATCGTGCTGCTGCTGGCACGTCCCGCGCGACGCATCGATCTGCGCAGCTAA
- a CDS encoding CmcJ/NvfI family oxidoreductase, which produces MSDIVVEQPAVVEAALNYLVATGEKPATYAYEPPAGEPQRSGVYRTQRVNIVNARVSPPPGGLSLDRNGFELRQHASALSDFSDPAAIERIYYPEAEALLKRWTGAKRVVIFDHTLRDGQAARASGVREPVKFIHNDQTFVSGPRRVRDHLPPHDAAELLKGRVAIVNLWRPVGSTVESSPLALCDARSISLTDLVPSDLIYPDKIGETYAFVFNPRHRWYYFPLMSPEEVLLLKIYDSAGDDVARLTAHTAFDDPSSPPDARARRSIELRSLLFF; this is translated from the coding sequence ATGAGCGATATCGTCGTCGAACAGCCAGCCGTTGTCGAAGCCGCGTTGAACTATCTCGTCGCGACGGGAGAAAAGCCCGCCACGTATGCCTATGAGCCGCCTGCAGGCGAGCCACAGCGCAGCGGCGTGTATCGGACGCAACGCGTGAATATCGTCAATGCACGCGTGTCGCCGCCGCCGGGTGGCTTATCGCTGGACCGCAATGGCTTTGAACTGCGGCAGCACGCGAGCGCGCTCAGCGACTTCTCGGACCCAGCCGCGATCGAACGCATCTACTACCCTGAGGCCGAAGCGTTGCTCAAGCGTTGGACGGGTGCGAAGCGCGTCGTCATCTTCGATCACACGCTTCGCGACGGCCAGGCGGCGCGAGCGAGCGGCGTGCGCGAGCCTGTCAAATTCATTCACAACGATCAGACATTCGTCTCGGGTCCGCGCCGCGTGCGCGATCATCTGCCGCCGCATGATGCGGCAGAACTGCTGAAAGGCAGGGTGGCGATCGTCAACCTGTGGCGTCCTGTCGGATCGACGGTCGAATCGTCGCCGCTCGCATTGTGCGATGCGCGCAGTATCTCGCTGACCGATCTCGTGCCGTCGGATCTGATCTATCCGGACAAGATCGGCGAGACGTATGCATTCGTTTTCAATCCGCGGCACCGCTGGTACTACTTTCCGTTGATGTCGCCGGAGGAAGTGCTGCTGCTGAAAATCTACGATTCCGCGGGCGACGATGTTGCGCGGCTGACGGCGCATACCGCATTCGATGATCCGTCGTCGCCACCCGATGCAAGAGCGCGGCGCAGTATCGAACTGCGCTCGTTGCTGTTCTTCTGA
- a CDS encoding SDR family NAD(P)-dependent oxidoreductase, producing the protein MNRLASRTAVITGGSSGIGLATAQRFVDEGAYVFIVGRRQLELDKAVQQIGRNVTAVQADVTKLDELDRLFSIVGEQRGKIDVLFANSGAVEHRTLEAITPQHYDATFDVNVRGLIFTVQKALPLMGNGSSIILTSSVAGVKGLPAHDTYSAAKAAVRSLARTWTVELKGRGIRVNAISPGAIDTPIIDSQVATAAEADELRARFAAATPLGRIGRPEEIASAALFLASDESSFVAGIDLFVDGGLAQV; encoded by the coding sequence ATGAATCGACTTGCAAGCAGAACAGCCGTCATCACAGGCGGCAGCAGCGGCATTGGACTTGCCACCGCGCAACGCTTCGTCGACGAGGGCGCGTATGTGTTCATCGTCGGCAGGCGGCAATTGGAACTCGACAAAGCCGTGCAGCAGATTGGCCGCAACGTGACGGCCGTGCAGGCCGACGTGACGAAGCTCGATGAACTGGATCGCCTGTTTTCCATTGTCGGAGAGCAACGCGGCAAGATCGACGTTCTGTTCGCCAATTCAGGGGCGGTCGAACATCGCACGCTCGAAGCGATTACGCCACAGCACTACGATGCAACGTTCGACGTCAACGTGCGCGGACTCATTTTCACTGTGCAGAAAGCGCTGCCGTTGATGGGCAATGGAAGCAGCATCATCCTGACCAGTTCGGTTGCAGGCGTCAAAGGCTTGCCGGCTCACGACACGTACAGCGCGGCGAAGGCAGCCGTCCGCTCGCTGGCGCGGACATGGACCGTCGAACTGAAGGGCCGCGGCATTCGGGTCAATGCCATCAGCCCAGGCGCGATCGACACGCCGATCATCGACAGCCAGGTTGCGACGGCCGCCGAAGCAGACGAACTGCGCGCCAGGTTCGCTGCCGCGACGCCATTGGGCCGCATCGGTCGGCCTGAGGAAATCGCGTCCGCGGCGCTGTTCCTTGCATCTGACGAGAGCAGCTTCGTTGCGGGTATCGACCTGTTCGTCGACGGTGGCCTCGCGCAGGTGTGA